The following proteins are encoded in a genomic region of Nicotiana sylvestris chromosome 4, ASM39365v2, whole genome shotgun sequence:
- the LOC104227888 gene encoding nucleolin 1 isoform X1 yields the protein MGKSAKKSATKVDAAVVAPTKPLKKVKREAEDEIEKIVSAKKQKKNVAVAQTLEKKKSDPKTQKKKKQESSSSDDSSESEDEKPTKAVAPPKKVAPAKNGELASSSDDSDSSEDEAPPPKKVVAASAKNGVAAKKKDESSDDSSSEDDSSSEEDVPAAKKPAANGSAAVSKKDESSDESSSEDDSSSEDDAVAKKAAPKKGLATAAKKEESSDDSSSDDDEPASKVAAAQPAKAPQAAKKTGDSSEETDSDEDDSDSDADKGKAAAVSKKKVESSSDSSDDESEESDEEESQKKRIKPSSTPAVSKKESSSEESSEEDESEEEEDEKPSKTPKKQDADVEMVDADSSKAQKTPITPKAQTPGTKTLFVGNLSYSVEQADVENFFKDAGEVQEVRFSTHEDGSFKGYGHVEFVTAEAAHKALELNGQDLLGRAVRLDLARERGEYTPRTGREENSFQRQGRSEGTTIFVRGFDKNEAEDQIRSSLEEHFASCGKIFKTRIPTDPEGYIKGMAYIEFANGDGDTLNKALELDGSEVGGYNLTVQEAKPRGDSSGGGRGFGGRSGGRGGGRDSGGRFGGRGGGRFGSGGRSGGGGGRFGGGGRFGGGGRGRGTPNRPSFTPSGKKTTFNDE from the exons ATGGGTAAATCTGCTAAGAAGTCCGCCACCAAG GTTGATGCTGCTGTAGTTGCTCCCACCAAACCCTTGAAGAAAG TGAAGAGGGAAGCTGAGGATGAAATTGAGAAGATAGTGAGTGCAAAGAAGCAGAAGAAAAATGTGGCTGTAGCACAAACTCTTGAGAAAAAAAAGAGTGATCCAAAgactcaaaagaaaaagaaacaagaaagcaGCTCCTCTGACGATAGTTCTGAGTCAGAAGATGAGAAG CCTACTAAAGCAGTGGCGCCTCCTAAGAAAGTGGCTCCTGCCAAAAATGGGGAATTAGCCAGCAGTTCAGATGATTCAGATTCTTCCGAGGATGAA GCTCCTCCTCCTAAGAAGGTTGTTGCAGCTTCAGCTAAGAATGGTGTAGCTGCTAAGAAGAAAGATGAGTCAAGTGATGATTCTAGTTCAGAGGATGATAGCAGCTCTGAGGAAGATGTACCTGCAGCCAAGAAACCTGCTGCTAATGGCTCTGCTGCAGTTTCTAAGAAAGATGAGTCAAGTGATGAGTCTAGTTCTGAGGATGATAGCAGCTCTGAGGATGATGCTGTTGCTAAGAAGGCTGCACCTAAAAAGGGTCTTGCTACTGCCGCCAAGAAGGAAGAATCCAGTGATGACTCCAGTTCAGATGATGAT GAACCTGCCTCTAAGGTAGCTGCTGCTCAACCAGCAAAAGCTCCTCAAGCTGCGAAGAAGACTGGTGACAGCTCCGAAGAAACCGACTCTGATGAAGATGATTCTGATTCTGATGCAGACAAG gGAAAGGCTGCTGCTGTATCTAAAAAGAAGGTTGAGTCTAGCAGCGACAGCTCTGATGACGAATCTGAAGAAAGTGATGAAGAAGAGTCGCAAAAAAAAAGGATCAAG CCCTCTAGCACTCCAGCTGTCTCCAAGAAGGAGAGTAGTTCTGAGGAATCTTCTGAGGAAGACGagtctgaagaagaagaggatgagaAACCATCCAAAACTCCCAAGAAG CAGGATGCTGATGTAGAAATGGTTGATGCTGATTCCTCTAAAGCT CAAAAGACCCCTATTACCCCTAAAGCTCAGACTCCAGGGACAAAAACATTGTTTGTTGGAAATCTATCCTATTCTGTTGAACAGGCCGATGT GGAGAATTTCTTCAAAGATGCTGGGGAAGTTCAGGAAGTGCGCTTTTCTACACATGAAGATGGTTCTTTTAAGGGCTATGGTCATGTTGAATTTGTAACTGCTGAAGCTGCACATAAG GCACTTGAACTAAATGGACAAGACCTCTTGGGCCGTGCTGTGAGATTAGACCTGGCTCGAGAGAGGGGAGAATATACACCACGAACTGG GAGAGAAGAAAACTCATTCCAGAGGCAAGGTAGAAGTGAAGGAACAACAATTTTTGTTAGGGGTTTTGACAAAAATGAGGCCGAAGACCAG ATTAGGAGTTCACTTGAGGAGCATTTTGCATCTTGTGGGAAGATCTTTAAAACAAGAATTCCTACAGACCCAGAAGGCTATATTAAAGG GATGGCTTATATTGAGTTTGCAAATGGTGATGGTGATACTTTGAACAAAGCTCTGGAACTAGATGGATCAGAAGTTGGAGGTTATAACTTGACAGTGCAAGAGGCAAAGCCAAGGGGTGACAGTTCTGGTGGAGGCAGAGGTTTTGGTGGTAGAAGTGGTGGTAGGGGAGGTGGTAGAGATAGTGGTGGCCGCTTTGGTGGCCGCGGTGGTGGACGCTTTGGTAGTGGTGGCCGTAGTGGTGGTGGCGGCGGCCGTTTCGGTGGTGGTGGCCGTTTTGGTGGTGGAGGCAGAGGACGGGGAACTCCCAACAGGCCAAGCTTCACTCCATCTG GTAAGAAGACAACCTTTAATGATGAGTAA
- the LOC104227888 gene encoding nucleolin 1 isoform X2: MGKSAKKSATKVDAAVVAPTKPLKKVKREAEDEIEKIVSAKKQKKNVAVAQTLEKKKSDPKTQKKKKQESSSSDDSSESEDEKPTKAVAPPKKVAPAKNGELASSSDDSDSSEDEAPPPKKVVAASAKNGVAAKKKDESSDDSSSEDDSSSEEDVPAAKKPAANGSAAVSKKDESSDESSSEDDSSSEDDAVAKKAAPKKGLATAAKKEESSDDSSSDDDEPASKVAAAQPAKAPQAAKKTGDSSEETDSDEDDSDSDADKGKAAAVSKKKVESSSDSSDDESEESDEEESQKKRIKPSSTPAVSKKESSSEESSEEDESEEEEDEKPSKTPKKDADVEMVDADSSKAQKTPITPKAQTPGTKTLFVGNLSYSVEQADVENFFKDAGEVQEVRFSTHEDGSFKGYGHVEFVTAEAAHKALELNGQDLLGRAVRLDLARERGEYTPRTGREENSFQRQGRSEGTTIFVRGFDKNEAEDQIRSSLEEHFASCGKIFKTRIPTDPEGYIKGMAYIEFANGDGDTLNKALELDGSEVGGYNLTVQEAKPRGDSSGGGRGFGGRSGGRGGGRDSGGRFGGRGGGRFGSGGRSGGGGGRFGGGGRFGGGGRGRGTPNRPSFTPSGKKTTFNDE; this comes from the exons ATGGGTAAATCTGCTAAGAAGTCCGCCACCAAG GTTGATGCTGCTGTAGTTGCTCCCACCAAACCCTTGAAGAAAG TGAAGAGGGAAGCTGAGGATGAAATTGAGAAGATAGTGAGTGCAAAGAAGCAGAAGAAAAATGTGGCTGTAGCACAAACTCTTGAGAAAAAAAAGAGTGATCCAAAgactcaaaagaaaaagaaacaagaaagcaGCTCCTCTGACGATAGTTCTGAGTCAGAAGATGAGAAG CCTACTAAAGCAGTGGCGCCTCCTAAGAAAGTGGCTCCTGCCAAAAATGGGGAATTAGCCAGCAGTTCAGATGATTCAGATTCTTCCGAGGATGAA GCTCCTCCTCCTAAGAAGGTTGTTGCAGCTTCAGCTAAGAATGGTGTAGCTGCTAAGAAGAAAGATGAGTCAAGTGATGATTCTAGTTCAGAGGATGATAGCAGCTCTGAGGAAGATGTACCTGCAGCCAAGAAACCTGCTGCTAATGGCTCTGCTGCAGTTTCTAAGAAAGATGAGTCAAGTGATGAGTCTAGTTCTGAGGATGATAGCAGCTCTGAGGATGATGCTGTTGCTAAGAAGGCTGCACCTAAAAAGGGTCTTGCTACTGCCGCCAAGAAGGAAGAATCCAGTGATGACTCCAGTTCAGATGATGAT GAACCTGCCTCTAAGGTAGCTGCTGCTCAACCAGCAAAAGCTCCTCAAGCTGCGAAGAAGACTGGTGACAGCTCCGAAGAAACCGACTCTGATGAAGATGATTCTGATTCTGATGCAGACAAG gGAAAGGCTGCTGCTGTATCTAAAAAGAAGGTTGAGTCTAGCAGCGACAGCTCTGATGACGAATCTGAAGAAAGTGATGAAGAAGAGTCGCAAAAAAAAAGGATCAAG CCCTCTAGCACTCCAGCTGTCTCCAAGAAGGAGAGTAGTTCTGAGGAATCTTCTGAGGAAGACGagtctgaagaagaagaggatgagaAACCATCCAAAACTCCCAAGAAG GATGCTGATGTAGAAATGGTTGATGCTGATTCCTCTAAAGCT CAAAAGACCCCTATTACCCCTAAAGCTCAGACTCCAGGGACAAAAACATTGTTTGTTGGAAATCTATCCTATTCTGTTGAACAGGCCGATGT GGAGAATTTCTTCAAAGATGCTGGGGAAGTTCAGGAAGTGCGCTTTTCTACACATGAAGATGGTTCTTTTAAGGGCTATGGTCATGTTGAATTTGTAACTGCTGAAGCTGCACATAAG GCACTTGAACTAAATGGACAAGACCTCTTGGGCCGTGCTGTGAGATTAGACCTGGCTCGAGAGAGGGGAGAATATACACCACGAACTGG GAGAGAAGAAAACTCATTCCAGAGGCAAGGTAGAAGTGAAGGAACAACAATTTTTGTTAGGGGTTTTGACAAAAATGAGGCCGAAGACCAG ATTAGGAGTTCACTTGAGGAGCATTTTGCATCTTGTGGGAAGATCTTTAAAACAAGAATTCCTACAGACCCAGAAGGCTATATTAAAGG GATGGCTTATATTGAGTTTGCAAATGGTGATGGTGATACTTTGAACAAAGCTCTGGAACTAGATGGATCAGAAGTTGGAGGTTATAACTTGACAGTGCAAGAGGCAAAGCCAAGGGGTGACAGTTCTGGTGGAGGCAGAGGTTTTGGTGGTAGAAGTGGTGGTAGGGGAGGTGGTAGAGATAGTGGTGGCCGCTTTGGTGGCCGCGGTGGTGGACGCTTTGGTAGTGGTGGCCGTAGTGGTGGTGGCGGCGGCCGTTTCGGTGGTGGTGGCCGTTTTGGTGGTGGAGGCAGAGGACGGGGAACTCCCAACAGGCCAAGCTTCACTCCATCTG GTAAGAAGACAACCTTTAATGATGAGTAA